The following DNA comes from Rhodothermales bacterium.
ACGGTGGCGCCTTCTTCTCGCCGGATGGAACCCAGATCGTCTGGCGCGCCAGCCGGCCCGAAGGTGACGAGGCCAGCACCTACCAGGCCCTCCTCGCCGACGGCTTCGTGGAACCCAAAGCGCTCAATATCTTCGTGGCGGATCTCGACGGCGGCAACGCCCGCCAGGTCACCGACCTCCCCGGCGCCAACTGGGCGCCCTTCTTCCACCCGGATGGCCAGCGGATCCTGTTCACCACCAACCACCACGACACGCAGGGCGGCCGGCTGTTCGACATTTTTATGATCGGCGTCGATGGCTCGAACCTCACCCAGATCACGCACTCGGGCTCGTTCGACGCCTTCCCGATGTTCTCGCCCGATGGGAAGTACCTCGCCTTCTCCTCCAATCGCACCCTCGCCGCCGAGCCATCCCGAGACACCAATGTGTTTGTCGCGGAGTGGGTGGAATGAGTGGTTGCAGGTTGGCAGGTTCAAAAGATCCTTAAACCAACTTGCCAACCTGTTACCTGCCAACCACAACTATTTCTACCGAACTTATTTTTTAGCTGAAACTAAATCTTGAATTTGGACTAGAGAGAGAGGAAAGAATCACCTTTTCTCGACATCCATGCGTGTGCGTTTCGTTTCCCTCGGTGTCCTTACGCTGCTTGCGCTCGCCGGCTGCCGGCCGGCCCCTTCCGATAACCCAGCCGATCTGGCGTCGCGGCCGGTCCGCGTGGTGGCCACGACCAGCATGATCGCCGATCTGGCGCGCATCGTTGGGGGCGACCGGGTGCAGGTGGAGGGGTTGATGGGCCCTGGCGTGGATCCGCATCTCTATAAAGCCAGCGAGGGCGACGTCCGGCGCATGGCCGAGGCCGACCTCATCCTGTACAACGGCCTCCACCTCGAGGGCAAAATGACCGAAGTATTCGAGCAGATGCAAGGCCGCTCGATCCGTACGGCGGCGCTGGCCGAGGGGGCAATTCCGGACTCGTTGCGGATCGCCACGCCGGCGTTTGCCGGCAATTTCGACCCCCACGTGTGGTTCGACGTCCGCCTGTGGATCCGCGTGGGCGATCACCTCGCCTATGTCTACGGCGCCCTCGATCCCACCCACGCCGCCACCTACACCGCCCGCTGGGACGTCTATCGAGCCGAATTGGAGGCGTTACACGCGTACGTGGAAAGTCTGGCGTCCGCCGTGCCGGCGGAGCAACGCGTCTTGATTACTTCGCATGATGCCTTCGGCTATTTTGGTCGGGCGTACGGCTTCGAAGTGCACGGGCTCCAGGGCCTCAGCACCGCCGCCGAAGCCGGCACGGCAGACGTTCAGGCGCTGGCTGAGCTCGTCGCCTCGCGGCAGGTCCCGGCGGTGTTCATCGAGTCGTCCGTTTCCCCACGCGGCATCGAAGCCGTTAAAGCGGCCGTGGCGTCCCGCGGCTTCGACGTCGCCATCGGTGGCTATCTCTACTCGGACGCGCTGGGCGACCCCGATGGGCCCGAAGGAACGTATGCGGGGACGGTCCGCTACAACATCGATACCGTCGCCGGCGCCCTGAAGCCGGCGGCATTGTAATCACCCCTTGCCTTTTCTGGTATGGAAGACCGCGTCCCTGCCCTCTCCGTGCGCGACCTCACGGTGGCTTACCGGGATAAACCCGTATTGTGGGACATCGACCTTACCGTTCCCTCCGGCGTCCTCGTGGCCATCGTCGGGCCGAACGGCGCTGGTAAAACCACCCTCATCAAGGCCGTCCTCGGCCTCCTGCCCACCGCAGCCGGCCAGGTACTCGTGTTCGACAAACCGTACGCCCGGCAACGGGACCGCGTGGCCTACGTGCCTCAGCGCGGGAGCGTCGACTGGGACTTCCCCGCGAGCGTGCTGGACGTAGTGCTGATGGGGCTGTATGGGAAGATGGGATGGATCCGCCGTCCGGGCCGGGCCGACCGCCAGAAGGCGACCACGGCGTTGGAACAGGTGGGGATGGAAGCCTTCGCAAGCCGGCAGATCAGCCAGCTCTCCGGAGGGCAGCAACAACGCGTGTTCCTCGCGCGCGCCCTTGTGCAGGATGCCGATCTCTACCTGATGGACGAACCCTTTCAGGGCGTCGACGCGACCACGGAGCGCGCCATCGTGTCCCTCATGCACGGACTGCGCGCCCGGGGGAAAACCGTACTGGTGGTCCACCACGACTTGCAGACCGTGGCGGATTACTTCGACCACGTCATGCTCCTCAACATTCGGTGTATCGCCAGCGGGCCGGTCGAGTCCGTCTTCACCGAGGAAAACCTGCGTCTGACCTACGGCGGGCGGGTCGGGTTCGTGAACTTCGCCCGCGGCAAGGCCGCCCTTGACGCCTGACCGTTTTCCAACCGGAACGACGGCTGATCCGATGCCATGATGGACCTTTTCAGCGACTATACCCTTCGTACGGTAGCGCTTGGCGCGTCCATTCTCGGGCTCGTCAGCGGCGCGCTGGGTACGTTCGCCGTGTTGCGCCGGCAGAGCCTGCTCGGCGATGCGATTTCACACGCCGCGTTGCCCGGCATCGCCATCGGTTTTTTGATCACCGGCGCCAAGGTGCCGGCCGTGCTCATGATGGGCGCGCTCGCGGCCGGGCTGGCGGCCACACTGTTTGTACTCGTGGTAACGCAGACGACCCGCATCCCGTACGACAGCGCCCTGGGCATCGTCCTCTCCGTTTTTTTTGGCTTCGGCCTCGTACTGTTGACGGTGATCCAGCAGATGCCAAACGCCCAGCAGGCCGGCCTGAGCGCGTTTTTATTCGGCCAGGCGGCGGCGCTGCTGGTCGAAGACGTATACCTCATGGCCGGGCTGGGGCTTGGGGCACTGACGCTCCTGCTGCTGTACTGGAAGCCGTTTCAGTTGCTGTCGTTCGACCCCGAGTTTGGAAAAACCATCGGACTGCCGATGCGCGGATTCGATATCCTGCTGACCAGCTTGTTGGTGGTGGCCATCGTGATCGGGCTGCAGACGGTGGGGGTGGTGTTGATGAGTGCGATGGTGATCGCGCCGGCGGCGGCCGCGCGGCAGTGGACGGACCGCCTCGGGATGATGGTGACGCTCAGCGCGCTCTTCGGCGCGGCGGCCGGCCTCATCGGAGCCATCATCAGCAGCACCGGCGCCCGGGTGCCGACGGGCCCGACGATCGTGCTTTGCATGGGAGCCATGATGACCGTTTCACTCTTTTTCGCGCCGCGAAGGGGCATTGCCTGGCGCTGGATGCGGAGCCGACAGAATGCCCACCGGCTGAGCCTGGAGGCCGTCCTCCTCGATCTCTACGCGCTCGCGGCCCAGCACGACCGGTCGTCCTACCCCCACGACGAGGGGGTACTCAACGTCATGAACGCGCTATCGGCCAACACCCGGGAGAGCCTCCACCGGCTCGCAGAGCGTGGATGGGCACGACAGGTAGACGCCAACAGCTGGGCGCTCACGGCCGAAGGGGTCGCCCACGCCCGCTCGGCGCTGCTGCGCCTTTCCGCGACACCACAGGACGCCGAGGACGAAACATGAGCGCCGCCCAGCTCGAAATCCAGCTCATCGCCGTCGTCGTGGCGGCGGCCTGCGCCTTGCCCGGTGTCTTCCTCGTATTGCGACGGATGGCCATGATGAGCGACGCGATCAGTCACGCCATCCTGCCCGGCATCGTCGTGGCGTTTTTTATCACCGGAGACCTCAACCATCCCCTCCTCATCGTCGCCGCCGCGGGGATGGGGATCCTCACCGTCGCACTCGTGGAGGCTATCCACCGGACCCGTCTGGTGCACGAAGACACCGCGATAGGGCTCGTTTTTCCCGTGATGTTTAGCATCGGCGTGATCCTTATCGCCCGGTACGCCGGCAGCGTGCACCTGGACACCGATGCCGTGTTGCTCGGGGAGCTGGCGTTTGCGCCGTTCGACCGGTTGACCTATGCCGGCTACGACCTCGGTCCCCGGGCGCTGTGGGTGATGTCCACCATCCTCGCCATCAGCGTCGCCTTCGTAGCGCTGTTCTACAAAGAGCTGAAGCTGGCCACCTTCGACCCCGGCCTGGCCGCGAGCCTGGGCTTCGCGCCGGCGCTGCTGCATTACGTCCTGATGGGGATCGTGTCGATCACGGCCGTGGGCGCCTTCGACGCCGTCGGTTCGATCCTGGTGGTGGCGTTGATGATCGCCCCGCCGGCGACCGCCTTTTTGCTGACCGATCGCCTCTCCCGAATGATCGCCATCAGCCTGAGCGTCGCCTGCATCGACGCCGTGGCGGGCTACTGGCTGGCGAATGCGTTCGACACGTCCATCGCGGGGTCGATGGCCACCATGGCGGGCGTCACGTTCCTCGCCGGCTTATTGTTCGCCCCGCACCGCGGACTCGTGGCGCTCGCGACGCGCCGGCGTCGGCAGCGGCTCGAGTTCGCGGCCAAGATGCTCACCATCCACCTCGCCCACCACGAGGGTACCCCGGAGGCGCTGCAGGAATGCCGCGTAGGACACCTGGAAGAACACCTCAACTGGGAGCCCGATTACGCCCGCCGCGTGGTGCGGTATACGCGAAACGCCGGCTTGATCCATCAAGCCGGCGATTTGCTCGGGCTTACGCCCGCAGGTCAGCGCTTTGCGCAACAGGCGGTGTTGGAGGTGTAAGGTTGCAGGTTGGCAGGGGATTGCCTTGAGCCAGCAACGTTCAACGCACAATCGTTTAGCGCGTTACCGTTCAACCGGCATCGTCGTGACGAAGCGTTCGAGTTCCTGGCGCGCCTGCCGGTAGGCTTCTTCCAGGGCGGTCGTTTTATCGGCCGCGATTTCGCCGAGGTTGCCTTGCTGGCCCATCTCCTCGATTTCCTTGCAGAGACGCGAAGTCGTCATGGCGCCAAAGGTAGCGGCGCTTGATTTCAGCGTATGCGACGCCCTCATAAACTCTTCGACATCGCCCGTTTCCAGCGAGGCGCGGACGTTATTCACCAGTTCATCCCCATCCACCAGGAAATCGCCGATCAGGCCCGAGGCGAACGAAAAGTCGTTGCCGAGCATCTCCAGCAATTCTTGCAGCACGGCGTGGTCGATGGCGGCGTTTGCGGCCTCCGGATCCGAGTTAGCCGACGTGCCGTTTCCCATTTCGCGGACCGGTACGCGGGCGAAAGCCTCCTTGAGATCCTCGATGCGGATAGGCTTGCTGATATAGTCGTTCATGCCGGCGGCGATGCACCGCTCCCTATCGCCCTGCATGGCATTGGCCGTTAGCGCGATGATAAAGGGTCGCAGTTCCTCCGGGTACACCTCCACGATGAGACGCGAGGCCTCCAGCCCATCCATCTCCGGCATCTGCATATCCATCAGGATTACGTCGTACGGCTTTTTTTCAAGCGCCTCGATGGCCTCTCGTCCATTCTGCGCCACATCGGCCTCGTGACCCATGCGGCTGAGCATGCGCAGCGCCACTTTCTGATTGACGGGATTGTCTTCGGCGAGAAGGATAAGCATCGGGTTGACCGGAAAGGGGGATAGAGGGGTCGGCGTACATCTATGAGGATACTGTGACGGGTATCGGCGCTTCTCCGGAAAACTTGAGCGGCATGAAGGCGGCTCGCCCCGCCAAAATGAAAACGTCCGAGCGGCGCCGCCCGGACGTTTCATGGGTCATGTATGTAAAGCGCGTCTCGGCTGGGTCCTGCTAAACGACGCGTTATTGCCTACTTGCCGGCGGCTTCGGGCGGCGTCAGTTCGCGGTACAGCATCTCCTGCTCGAAGAATCGGGTCAGGAAGTGCTGGACAAAGGCGGACTCCAGATTGAGCCGGTAATACACGGTCTGCGCATCGCGACGATAGTCCACGAGCGACTGACTGCGTAGTTTTTTGAGCTGCTGCGAAATCGCCGGCGAGGTCAGGCGCAGTATATTGGCCAGATCGTTGACGCGTACCTCGCCGTTTCTCCACAGCAGGTAGAGGATGGACATGCGCGTGGGATTTCCCGCCGCATTCATCACTTTCGTGAGCATGTCCAGCTGCTTGTTTTTGCGGAGGTTCTGCTCCAGCGCCGCTATTTGCCAGGGCGCCATGCCAGATCCCTCGTGAGATGTTCCGTTTTTGTACTCGCTCATACTTGAACCCAGCGTTAATGTGAACCTGGGTTTTGTATCGGCGGGCACGTTTTAGAGGTAAAGCGGCTCCGTTAAATAAGCGACAGGGTGAAACGCACAAGGCTCCGGGCGCAGGGGGAAATTTCCCTGTGTCCGGAGCCTTGAACGTGACGTCTACTTACTTTAGGCGGGCGTGAGGGTCGTTCGCTGATCCTGGATGCGGCGGACCATCGCGACGGCAAAGCCGCCCGTGAGTATAAAGAGCCCCAGCCAAACGAGATTTATAAACGGCTTTTCATGTGCCTGTATCACTACCCAGTCCTCCGTGGCGACGCCTACGCCTTCGACGACGAGGTTGGCGCTGCCATTATCGACATTCATGCCCGAGAAGGTGACGGCGACGCCCCAATCGTTCATCCGGTTCTGGATGTACTGCTGCCGGCCGTCTTCCATCACAATGTAGATGGGGCGCAGTTCGTGCGTCTCGTTGGTCTTTAAGTTGGTCATATCGAGGACGGCCGCCACCGCGATGGCCGTGGAGTCCGGCACGAGGTCCGAATCGATGTCGGTATCGAACGTCCTGAACGTCAGCTGATAGTCTTCGTTGCCAAGCGTGCGGCTCTCACCTCGCTGGAGGGTCAGGGCGCCGCCGGCGGCCTGGCTCTGCTCGGGTGTTTCGAACATGAGGTTCGGCGACACCGCGAGGAAAAGGTCCCGCTCGTAGAACATCTTCACGTCCGGGTGCTGGATCCACTGGTCCTTGTTGCTCTTGTAGACCACCGGCTTGAGCGTAAAGGCCCGGCCGCGTGCGTCGACGATATCCATCACATACTGCGGCCGGCCCTCTGAATTAGCCTCCGTGCCCGAGTAGGTCATCGTATACCCATCCACCGTCCGCGTCTCGCCGCGGTTCAGGATGAAGTTCTCGCGGCCGGGTTCGGAGAGCAGGTTGTCGAAGCTGCTGGAGGCGATGAACCCGAGAATCATGACCGTCATGCCGATGTGTGCAATCGCCCCTCCCGCCATACGCAGATTCCCGCGACCGATGCGCCAGAGTACCGCGCCGTTGCCGTACAGGGCGAAGAACGACACAAAGACGAGTAACAGCAGCAGAATGCCCCCGCCGTACACCTGCCAGTACCCGCTCAGGCCGGACAGGATGCCGGCCTCGTGCAGCCCGCTCGCCGCCACAGCGCCGGCGTCGGCGATGGCCGTCGTCCGCTCCACAAACGGGGTAAAGACGAGCACGGCGATCGTGCTGATCACGGACAGGACCACCGGGCGCAGCAGCACCTGGTTCACGTTCTCGACCGACATCTTATTCCACCAGAACAACTGCCCGAGGCCGGCGAGGAACATGAAGCCGATCGCCAGCGGCAGCGTCCATGCGTTGTAGAACTCGATCGCCACGGCCGATGGGGCGTCCCGGAAGAGGCGCCCGAGTATCGGCGCGCTGGTGCCCAGGATCACTACCAGCGCCACGGCACACAGGATGAGCGCTCCCGAAAAGATCATGAACTCCCGCGAGAGCACGTTGGGCTCTTTCACCGGTTTCGGCAGCTCGCTGTAGCGATACAAAAAAAGTCCGAACCCGACCACGGCCATCGACAGAATCCAGATGACGAGCTGGAGATACAGCCCGAGGTCGACAAACGAGTGCACCGACACGTCGCCCAGGATGCCGCTCCGCGTGAGGAACGTCGAATACACGACGAGCATGAAGGAGAGGATACACAGGAACAGCGCCGCCTTGTGCGAGGCGCCGCTTCGTTTCTGCACGATCATCATGTGCAGCGCGGCGACCCCGGTGAGCCACGGCACCAGCGACGAGTTCTCGACGGGGTCCCACGCCCAGTAGCCGCCGAAGGACAGGGTTTCGTACGCCCAGTAGCCGCCCATCGCGATCCCTACCATCAGGATCATGTTGGCGAAGATCGTCCAGGGCAGCGCCGGCTTTACCCACGTCGTGTATTTCCTCAGCCACAACGCCGCGATGGCGAAGGCAAACGGGCCGATCATCGCCGTGAACCCGACGAACAGGGTCGGCGGATGGATCGCCATCCAGTAGTTCTGCAATAGATCATTCAGCCCGCTCCCGTCCGGTGGTATAAACCCTTCCGGCGTGTTGGGGAATTTCTCATAGATGGTGAGGAAAGGCGACGCCCCCACCGTCACTGTTCCGAACTTGAGACCCACCACCATCGAAATGAGAAAGACCTGGCAGAAGGCGAGCACCGCCATCACGGCCGGCTCATACTCACGGCCGGCGTACCGCATCAACGCGACGCCCATATAGGCCATCAACACAATCCACAGCAGAAATGAGCCCTCTTGGCCGGCCCAGAACGCCGACAACAGGAAGTGCGTCGCCAGATCACGCGACGACTGCTGCCAGACGTAGGCGTACTGAAATTGGTGGGTAAAAATGAAATACGACAGGATAACCGAGGCGACGGTAACCGAAACCGTTACCACCCGCCAGGAGGCCCGCCCGAGCCAGCGCCACTCGGCTTCCTGTAGCGGCCGGCGCACGGCCAGGAAATAGCTCACGCCCGATACGGCGCACGCAAGGAAAGACAGAATGAGCAGCAATTCGCCAAGGATACCCAGCATGGTCGTCGATCCGTAATGCGAGAAAAATCGAGTAGGGGATTGAAGCCTGCGCGGGGTAGAGGGTTCCGAGGAAAGACGGTGAGACAAATTTCATCTTCCGGCCGTCTTTCGCTCAAGGTGAGACGGCTCGACCCTACGGGACACCGCCTCCACCATTTAACAATCCAAACGCAGCTGGTCCGCTTGGCACACCCTTTGTCGGACCCTCCCTGAATCCCCCCTCCCCTGATTCCATCGCCTCTCACTCGTCACATGATGTCTACTCCCCTAGCCCTTACGACCCGTACCCGGTCGCACGCACGATTGATGCCCTTCATGATCTCCCGCTCGATTCACCGCCTGTCTCTCGCCCTATTCGCCGCGTTCGTAGTACTCGCCGCGGCCTCGCCGCGCGCCTTCGCACAGTCCGACGACGTCACCCTCACCGTTTGCACCCTCGACGCGACGACCGACACCCCGCTCGAACAGACCTTCATCCTGGCGCGGTACCAGTCCCAGCCGTCCGCCACCGCTTTCACCGACGCCACGGGATGCGCCCAACTCGCCGTACCCGTCCGCGTCGGCACCGGCACGGGGTCGGAAGATGAGGCTGCGTTTTTGCACGGATTTTCGATCGACGTCCCATTCCCGCATCCGGTAGCGAATCACACGGTCCTCCCCTTCCAGCTGAATGCGCCCCAACACATCCGTTTCGCGTTGTACGACCTGCTTGGGCGCGCCGCGATGCCCGACATCGACGCCACGCTGCCCGCCGGCCAGCATGAGATCGCGCTCGACCTCACCGGGCTCCAGGCCGGCCTCTACCTCTACCGGTTTACCGGCGAACGGGGCGTGGCCAGCGGCCAGCTCGTCAAACTCGGCGGCGGCGCCGGCATGCCGGCTTCCGCGCGGCTCCAGGGCGGCGGCGTCCCCGTGGCCCGAGCCGGCGCAGCGCCGTCCACCCGCGCCGTACAGAGCGCCATCGGCGTCCGCATCGAGGCCCAACGCGACGGCTACCTGACCGTCGTGGAGGAAC
Coding sequences within:
- a CDS encoding response regulator is translated as MLILLAEDNPVNQKVALRMLSRMGHEADVAQNGREAIEALEKKPYDVILMDMQMPEMDGLEASRLIVEVYPEELRPFIIALTANAMQGDRERCIAAGMNDYISKPIRIEDLKEAFARVPVREMGNGTSANSDPEAANAAIDHAVLQELLEMLGNDFSFASGLIGDFLVDGDELVNNVRASLETGDVEEFMRASHTLKSSAATFGAMTTSRLCKEIEEMGQQGNLGEIAADKTTALEEAYRQARQELERFVTTMPVER
- a CDS encoding iron chelate uptake ABC transporter family permease subunit, with amino-acid sequence MMDLFSDYTLRTVALGASILGLVSGALGTFAVLRRQSLLGDAISHAALPGIAIGFLITGAKVPAVLMMGALAAGLAATLFVLVVTQTTRIPYDSALGIVLSVFFGFGLVLLTVIQQMPNAQQAGLSAFLFGQAAALLVEDVYLMAGLGLGALTLLLLYWKPFQLLSFDPEFGKTIGLPMRGFDILLTSLLVVAIVIGLQTVGVVLMSAMVIAPAAAARQWTDRLGMMVTLSALFGAAAGLIGAIISSTGARVPTGPTIVLCMGAMMTVSLFFAPRRGIAWRWMRSRQNAHRLSLEAVLLDLYALAAQHDRSSYPHDEGVLNVMNALSANTRESLHRLAERGWARQVDANSWALTAEGVAHARSALLRLSATPQDAEDET
- a CDS encoding metal ABC transporter permease gives rise to the protein MSAAQLEIQLIAVVVAAACALPGVFLVLRRMAMMSDAISHAILPGIVVAFFITGDLNHPLLIVAAAGMGILTVALVEAIHRTRLVHEDTAIGLVFPVMFSIGVILIARYAGSVHLDTDAVLLGELAFAPFDRLTYAGYDLGPRALWVMSTILAISVAFVALFYKELKLATFDPGLAASLGFAPALLHYVLMGIVSITAVGAFDAVGSILVVALMIAPPATAFLLTDRLSRMIAISLSVACIDAVAGYWLANAFDTSIAGSMATMAGVTFLAGLLFAPHRGLVALATRRRRQRLEFAAKMLTIHLAHHEGTPEALQECRVGHLEEHLNWEPDYARRVVRYTRNAGLIHQAGDLLGLTPAGQRFAQQAVLEV
- a CDS encoding metalloregulator ArsR/SmtB family transcription factor, producing MAPWQIAALEQNLRKNKQLDMLTKVMNAAGNPTRMSILYLLWRNGEVRVNDLANILRLTSPAISQQLKKLRSQSLVDYRRDAQTVYYRLNLESAFVQHFLTRFFEQEMLYRELTPPEAAGK
- the ccsA gene encoding cytochrome c biogenesis protein CcsA is translated as MLGILGELLLILSFLACAVSGVSYFLAVRRPLQEAEWRWLGRASWRVVTVSVTVASVILSYFIFTHQFQYAYVWQQSSRDLATHFLLSAFWAGQEGSFLLWIVLMAYMGVALMRYAGREYEPAVMAVLAFCQVFLISMVVGLKFGTVTVGASPFLTIYEKFPNTPEGFIPPDGSGLNDLLQNYWMAIHPPTLFVGFTAMIGPFAFAIAALWLRKYTTWVKPALPWTIFANMILMVGIAMGGYWAYETLSFGGYWAWDPVENSSLVPWLTGVAALHMMIVQKRSGASHKAALFLCILSFMLVVYSTFLTRSGILGDVSVHSFVDLGLYLQLVIWILSMAVVGFGLFLYRYSELPKPVKEPNVLSREFMIFSGALILCAVALVVILGTSAPILGRLFRDAPSAVAIEFYNAWTLPLAIGFMFLAGLGQLFWWNKMSVENVNQVLLRPVVLSVISTIAVLVFTPFVERTTAIADAGAVAASGLHEAGILSGLSGYWQVYGGGILLLLLVFVSFFALYGNGAVLWRIGRGNLRMAGGAIAHIGMTVMILGFIASSSFDNLLSEPGRENFILNRGETRTVDGYTMTYSGTEANSEGRPQYVMDIVDARGRAFTLKPVVYKSNKDQWIQHPDVKMFYERDLFLAVSPNLMFETPEQSQAAGGALTLQRGESRTLGNEDYQLTFRTFDTDIDSDLVPDSTAIAVAAVLDMTNLKTNETHELRPIYIVMEDGRQQYIQNRMNDWGVAVTFSGMNVDNGSANLVVEGVGVATEDWVVIQAHEKPFINLVWLGLFILTGGFAVAMVRRIQDQRTTLTPA
- a CDS encoding metal ABC transporter ATP-binding protein → MEDRVPALSVRDLTVAYRDKPVLWDIDLTVPSGVLVAIVGPNGAGKTTLIKAVLGLLPTAAGQVLVFDKPYARQRDRVAYVPQRGSVDWDFPASVLDVVLMGLYGKMGWIRRPGRADRQKATTALEQVGMEAFASRQISQLSGGQQQRVFLARALVQDADLYLMDEPFQGVDATTERAIVSLMHGLRARGKTVLVVHHDLQTVADYFDHVMLLNIRCIASGPVESVFTEENLRLTYGGRVGFVNFARGKAALDA
- a CDS encoding zinc ABC transporter substrate-binding protein produces the protein MRVRFVSLGVLTLLALAGCRPAPSDNPADLASRPVRVVATTSMIADLARIVGGDRVQVEGLMGPGVDPHLYKASEGDVRRMAEADLILYNGLHLEGKMTEVFEQMQGRSIRTAALAEGAIPDSLRIATPAFAGNFDPHVWFDVRLWIRVGDHLAYVYGALDPTHAATYTARWDVYRAELEALHAYVESLASAVPAEQRVLITSHDAFGYFGRAYGFEVHGLQGLSTAAEAGTADVQALAELVASRQVPAVFIESSVSPRGIEAVKAAVASRGFDVAIGGYLYSDALGDPDGPEGTYAGTVRYNIDTVAGALKPAAL